A genomic region of Rhodanobacter sp. contains the following coding sequences:
- the lpxB gene encoding lipid-A-disaccharide synthase, protein MTNTQPPLIALLAGEDSGDQLGADLIAALRARYPEARFVGIGGARMQAQGFESWYDIHELSLFGFAEVVSHLPRLLRLRKALVARLIAARPALVVGIDAPDFNLGVEERLRRAGLRTVHYVSPSVWAWREKRAGKIGRSADRVLCLFPMEPAIYAGHGVDARFTGHPLADRFPLVSDRAAAREALQLPQEAPVLAVLPGSRGSELSRLGGPFLDAARRVAAALPGLRVVIPAANPRMLASLRAMIAEAPQDATAPQLLDGHAHEAMQAADVMLLASGTATLEAMLAKRPMVVGYRVSPASYRIAKLLRMLKTDVYALPNILARACGMGERTVLVPELMQDDCTAAKLADAVLALFNDSERRGAIVAAFERLHQALHAELDGSAADAAAAAIAELMERPHA, encoded by the coding sequence ATGACCAACACACAGCCTCCACTCATCGCCCTCCTGGCCGGCGAGGACTCCGGCGACCAGCTCGGCGCCGACCTGATCGCCGCGCTGCGCGCACGCTATCCCGAGGCGCGCTTCGTCGGCATCGGCGGCGCGCGGATGCAGGCGCAGGGCTTCGAATCCTGGTACGACATCCACGAGCTGTCGCTGTTCGGCTTTGCCGAGGTGGTGTCGCACCTGCCGCGCCTGCTCCGGCTGCGCAAGGCACTGGTCGCCCGCCTGATCGCCGCCAGGCCGGCGCTGGTGGTCGGCATCGACGCGCCGGATTTCAACCTGGGCGTGGAAGAACGCCTGCGTCGCGCCGGCCTGCGCACCGTGCACTACGTCAGCCCCTCGGTGTGGGCGTGGCGCGAAAAGCGCGCCGGCAAGATCGGCCGCTCGGCCGACCGCGTGCTGTGCCTGTTCCCGATGGAGCCGGCGATCTATGCCGGGCACGGCGTCGATGCGCGCTTCACCGGCCATCCGCTGGCCGACCGCTTCCCGCTGGTATCCGACCGTGCCGCGGCTCGCGAAGCGCTGCAGCTGCCGCAGGAGGCGCCGGTGCTGGCCGTGCTGCCGGGCAGCCGCGGCAGCGAACTGTCCCGGCTTGGCGGACCCTTCCTCGATGCCGCGCGTCGCGTCGCCGCCGCCCTGCCCGGCCTGCGCGTGGTGATACCCGCCGCCAATCCGCGCATGCTTGCGTCGCTGCGCGCCATGATCGCCGAGGCGCCGCAGGACGCTACCGCGCCGCAGCTGCTGGACGGCCACGCGCACGAGGCCATGCAGGCCGCCGACGTGATGCTGCTCGCCTCCGGCACCGCCACGCTGGAGGCGATGCTGGCCAAGCGCCCGATGGTGGTGGGCTATCGCGTCTCGCCTGCGAGCTACCGCATCGCGAAGCTGCTGCGCATGCTGAAGACCGACGTCTACGCCCTGCCCAACATCCTCGCCCGCGCCTGCGGCATGGGCGAACGCACCGTACTGGTGCCCGAGCTGATGCAGGACGACTGCACTGCCGCGAAACTCGCCGACGCCGTGCTCGCGCTGTTCAACGACAGCGAGCGCCGCGGCGCCATCGTCGCCGCGTTCGAACGCCTGCACCAGGCGCTACATGCCGAGCTGGACGGCAGCGCTGCTGATGCGGCGGCCGCGGCGATCGCGGAGTTGATGGAGCGCCCGCATGCGTAG
- the lpxA gene encoding acyl-ACP--UDP-N-acetylglucosamine O-acyltransferase, with protein sequence MIHATAQIDPSAKIGHNVSIGAYSVIGAEVEIGDGTVIGPHVVIEGPTKIGRDNRIAQFASLGGDPQDKKFAGERTELVIGDRNLIREFVTVNRGTGDGGGITRIGNDNWLLAYVHVAHDCQVGNHVVFSNYSALAGHVEIGDWVIISGYAGVHQFGKVGAHAFIAMGCLVGADVPPFLMMANEQSGRPRGINSEGLKRRGFDSTRVAAIKRAYRTLYMAGLSQAEAREQLAAQARDSVDVRAMLEFIERSERSLAR encoded by the coding sequence ATGATCCACGCCACCGCGCAGATCGACCCATCGGCAAAGATCGGCCACAACGTCAGCATCGGCGCCTACAGCGTGATCGGCGCCGAGGTGGAGATCGGCGACGGCACCGTGATCGGTCCGCACGTGGTGATCGAGGGGCCGACCAAGATCGGCCGCGACAACCGCATCGCGCAGTTCGCCTCGCTGGGCGGCGATCCGCAGGACAAGAAGTTCGCCGGCGAGCGCACCGAACTGGTGATCGGCGACCGCAACCTGATCCGCGAATTCGTGACCGTCAACCGCGGCACCGGCGACGGCGGCGGCATCACCCGCATCGGCAACGACAACTGGCTGCTGGCCTACGTGCACGTTGCGCACGACTGCCAGGTCGGCAACCACGTGGTGTTCTCCAACTACTCGGCGCTGGCCGGGCACGTCGAAATCGGCGACTGGGTGATCATCTCCGGCTACGCCGGCGTGCACCAGTTCGGCAAGGTGGGCGCGCATGCGTTCATCGCGATGGGCTGCCTGGTCGGCGCCGACGTGCCGCCGTTCCTGATGATGGCGAACGAGCAGAGCGGGCGCCCGCGCGGCATCAACAGCGAAGGCCTGAAACGCCGCGGCTTCGACAGCACGCGGGTGGCCGCGATCAAGCGCGCCTACCGCACGCTGTACATGGCCGGCCTGTCGCAGGCCGAGGCGCGCGAGCAGCTCGCCGCACAGGCCAGGGACAGCGTCGACGTGCGCGCCATGCTCGAATTCATCGAGCGCAGCGAGCGCTCGCTCGCCCGATAA
- a CDS encoding type IV pilus twitching motility protein PilT codes for MDIAELLAFSVKNKASDLHLSAGLPPMIRVDGDVRRINIPALEHKQVHSLVYDIMSDKQRRDYEEFLETDFSFEIPGLARFRVNAFTQNRGAGAVFRTIPSEVLTLEDLACPRVFKELIEQPQGLILVTGPTGSGKSTTLAAMVDHINKNEYGHMLTIEDPIEFVHTSQKCLVNQREVHRDTHGFNEALRSALREDPDYILVGELRDLETIRLALTAAETGHLVFATVHTSSAAKTIDRIIDVFPAGEKPMVRSMLSESLRAVISQSLLKKTGGGRIAAHEIMVAVPAIRNLIREDKVAQMYSAIQTGQQFGMQTLDQCLQDLVKRGLVSRQEASSYAKNKDLFK; via the coding sequence ATGGACATTGCCGAACTGCTTGCCTTCTCGGTGAAGAACAAGGCCTCGGACTTGCACCTGTCCGCCGGCTTGCCGCCGATGATCCGCGTTGACGGCGACGTGCGCCGCATCAACATTCCGGCCCTGGAGCACAAGCAGGTGCACTCGCTGGTGTACGACATCATGTCGGACAAGCAGCGGCGCGATTACGAGGAATTCCTCGAAACCGACTTCTCGTTCGAGATCCCCGGCCTGGCGCGCTTCCGCGTCAACGCGTTCACCCAGAACCGCGGCGCCGGCGCGGTGTTCCGCACCATTCCGTCCGAGGTGCTCACGCTGGAGGACCTCGCCTGCCCGCGCGTGTTCAAGGAACTGATCGAGCAGCCGCAAGGCCTGATCCTGGTGACCGGCCCCACCGGCTCGGGCAAGTCCACCACGCTGGCGGCGATGGTCGACCACATCAACAAGAACGAATACGGGCACATGCTCACGATCGAGGACCCGATCGAGTTCGTGCATACCTCGCAGAAGTGCCTGGTCAACCAGCGCGAGGTGCACCGCGACACGCACGGCTTCAACGAGGCACTGCGCTCGGCGCTGCGCGAGGACCCGGACTACATCCTGGTCGGCGAGTTGCGCGACCTGGAAACCATCCGCCTGGCGCTGACCGCCGCGGAAACCGGCCATTTGGTGTTCGCCACCGTGCACACCAGCTCGGCGGCCAAGACCATCGACCGCATCATCGACGTGTTCCCCGCCGGCGAGAAGCCGATGGTGCGCTCGATGCTCTCCGAGTCGCTGCGCGCGGTGATCTCGCAGTCGCTGCTGAAGAAGACCGGCGGCGGCCGCATCGCGGCGCACGAGATCATGGTGGCCGTGCCCGCCATCCGCAACCTGATCCGCGAGGACAAGGTGGCGCAGATGTATTCGGCGATCCAGACCGGCCAGCAGTTCGGCATGCAGACGCTGGACCAGTGCCTGCAGGACCTGGTGAAGCGCGGCCTGGTGTCGCGCCAGGAGGCAAGCAGCTATGCCAAGAACAAGGACCTGTTCAAGTGA
- a CDS encoding PilT/PilU family type 4a pilus ATPase → MSDFDFTSFLKLMVHKQASDLFITAGVAPSMKVQGRIVPITQSPLSMQQSRDMVLNVMTPSQREEFEKTHECQFAISAQGVGRFRVSCFYQRNCVGMVLRRIESKIPTIEDLNLPPIIKQLAMTKRGIIIFVGGTGTGKSTSLASMIGYRNANSTGHIITIEDPIEYVHKHEGCIITQREIGIDTDSWENALKNTLRQAPDVIMIGEVRTRETMEHAINFSETGHLCLCTLHANNANQAMDRILHFFPEDRRQQLFMDLSLNLKGVVAQQLIPTPDGKARRVAVEVLLGTPLVQDYIRQGEIHKLKDVMKESNLLGMKTFDQSLVELYHAGEISYEDALRHADSSNEVRLRIKLAQGGDAHTLSQGLEGVEVEQTRGGDAFGGAMLKR, encoded by the coding sequence ATGAGCGACTTCGACTTCACCTCCTTCCTCAAGCTGATGGTGCACAAGCAGGCGTCCGACCTGTTCATCACCGCCGGCGTGGCGCCGTCGATGAAGGTGCAGGGCCGCATCGTGCCGATCACGCAGAGCCCGCTGTCCATGCAGCAGTCGCGCGACATGGTGCTCAACGTGATGACGCCCTCGCAGCGCGAGGAATTCGAAAAGACCCACGAGTGCCAGTTCGCGATTTCCGCCCAGGGCGTGGGCCGCTTCCGCGTGTCCTGCTTCTACCAGCGCAATTGCGTGGGCATGGTGTTGCGCCGGATCGAGTCCAAGATCCCGACCATCGAGGACCTGAACCTGCCGCCGATCATCAAGCAGCTGGCGATGACCAAGCGCGGCATCATCATCTTCGTCGGCGGCACCGGCACCGGCAAATCCACCTCGCTGGCGTCGATGATCGGCTACCGCAACGCCAACTCGACCGGCCACATCATCACCATCGAGGACCCGATCGAATACGTGCACAAGCACGAGGGCTGCATCATCACCCAGCGCGAGATCGGCATCGACACCGACAGCTGGGAGAACGCGCTGAAGAACACGCTGCGCCAGGCGCCCGACGTGATCATGATCGGCGAGGTGCGCACGCGCGAGACGATGGAGCACGCGATCAACTTCTCCGAAACCGGCCACCTCTGCCTGTGCACGCTGCATGCGAACAACGCCAACCAGGCGATGGACCGCATCCTGCACTTCTTCCCCGAGGACCGGCGCCAGCAGCTGTTCATGGACCTGTCGCTGAACCTCAAGGGCGTGGTGGCGCAGCAGTTGATCCCCACGCCGGACGGCAAGGCGCGCCGGGTGGCGGTGGAAGTGCTGCTGGGCACGCCGCTGGTGCAGGACTACATCCGCCAGGGCGAGATCCACAAGCTCAAGGACGTGATGAAGGAATCCAACCTGCTCGGCATGAAGACTTTCGACCAAAGCCTGGTCGAGCTGTACCACGCCGGCGAGATCAGCTACGAGGACGCGTTGCGCCACGCCGACAGCTCGAACGAGGTGCGTCTGCGCATCAAGCTGGCGCAGGGCGGCGACGCGCACACGCTGTCGCAGGGGCTGGAGGGCGTGGAAGTGGAGCAGACGCGCGGCGGCGACGCCTTCGGCGGCGCCATGCTGAAGCGCTGA
- a CDS encoding ribonuclease HII: MNGPATDHPGFLTAGVDEAGRGPLAGPVVVAAVILDPARPIAGLDDSKKLSAKKRERLYPQIVERAWAHCIVVVEADEIDRLNIFQATMAGMSRAVAGLAPAAHEALVDGNKLPRNLPCPGRAIVGGDALEPAIGAASILAKVTRDRLMVTLDEIHPGYGFAVHKGYPTPAHLAALRQLGPCAQHRRSFAPVRQLLDQGALF, translated from the coding sequence ATGAACGGCCCGGCCACGGACCATCCCGGCTTTCTCACCGCGGGCGTGGACGAGGCCGGGCGCGGCCCGCTCGCCGGCCCGGTGGTGGTGGCCGCGGTGATCCTCGATCCGGCCCGTCCCATCGCCGGGCTGGACGATTCCAAGAAGCTCAGCGCGAAGAAGCGCGAGAGGCTTTATCCGCAGATCGTCGAACGCGCATGGGCGCATTGCATCGTCGTGGTGGAGGCGGACGAGATCGACCGCCTCAACATCTTCCAGGCCACCATGGCCGGCATGAGCCGCGCCGTGGCCGGCCTCGCGCCCGCCGCGCACGAGGCCCTGGTGGACGGCAACAAACTGCCGAGAAACCTGCCCTGCCCCGGCCGCGCCATCGTCGGCGGCGACGCGCTGGAACCGGCGATCGGCGCCGCTTCCATCCTCGCCAAGGTTACCCGCGACCGATTGATGGTGACGCTGGATGAGATCCATCCCGGTTACGGCTTCGCCGTGCACAAGGGCTATCCCACACCGGCCCACCTCGCCGCGCTGCGGCAGCTCGGACCCTGTGCGCAGCACCGGCGCAGCTTCGCGCCGGTACGCCAGTTGCTCGACCAGGGCGCGCTGTTCTGA
- the dnaE gene encoding DNA polymerase III subunit alpha translates to MSARFVHTHLHSEYSLVDSTIRIKAMVAACAQAGMPAVALTDECNMFALVKFYKACNAAGIKPICGSDLWISAPDDPRPWRLTLLCQHREGYLNLSRLVSRAWQEGQHGGRALVDAGWLTAGATDGLIALLGRESETARVALSQGHDAALAKLRPLAKLFPDRLYLELVRCGREGEETWNSAALALAAELELPVVASNDVRFLKRDDFEAHEARVCIHQGRVLADPKRPREYSAEQYLKSPDEMAELFADIPEALENTVELARRCNLELKFGTYYLPDFPVPEGYNLDSHIRELSRQGLKERLAAAPLAAGHTLADYEARLERELDVIIEMGFPGYFLIVADFINWGKQNGIPVGPGRGSGAGSLVAWVLKITDLDPLQFNLLFERFLNPERVSMPDFDIDFCMDRRDEVIDYVARKYGRDHVSQIITYGSMAAKAVLRDSGRVLGMGYGAVDKIAKLIPPRPLDLTLSDALGRTEKSKKEPERVVKEFCELYAQDEDEARPLIDLALKLESLTRNVGKHAGGVVIGPKPLTEFAPMYCEAGGGGVVTQYDKDDVEAVGLVKFDFLGLRTLTIIDWAVKAINARRAHSGEEPLDIATLPLDDAATYAEIFAKAKTVAIFQFESSGMQRMLKDAKPDRFDDLIALGALYRPGPMDLIPTFVARKHGREDVVYPDPRTESVLKETYGIMVYQEQVMQMAQIVGGYTLGGADLLRRAMGKKKVEEMAKERAKFREGAAKDGLSSSKADEIFDLMEKFAGYGFNKSHAAAYALVSYQTAWLKAHYPAEFMAATISSDMDNTDKAVTFIDESKAIGLTVLPPDVNASDYMFVATKPKEIRYGLGAIKGVGQGACESIVAERERGGAYKDLADFCRRVDPTKLNKRVLEALILSGSLDALAPNRASLMLQLPDAIKAAEQHLRDRQSGQNDMFGAAMGAPTPVVQIELSTAPDWPLEQKLQGERDTLGHYLSGHPVDPWREELAQLATCPLGEIVDRYQPPKPRKSDGDDGNRFRRGPDTPWIAAGMVVAVRKRGDSDAFVRLEDGTGAIEVSFFGELYQQVAPLLVRDELLIVEGGLRIDEFSGGGFQIRARSATTLADACRRHARLLQLKLNGIDAGFAAQLRQTLAGFRGGRASVTLHGYHNADAQADLELGEDWRVEPVPDLLRAVRALPGVLAARLRMVKGE, encoded by the coding sequence ATGTCCGCACGCTTCGTCCACACCCACCTGCACAGCGAATACTCGCTGGTCGACTCGACCATCCGCATCAAGGCGATGGTCGCCGCGTGCGCGCAGGCCGGCATGCCGGCCGTGGCGCTCACCGACGAATGCAACATGTTCGCGCTGGTGAAGTTCTACAAGGCCTGCAACGCGGCGGGCATCAAGCCGATCTGCGGCAGCGACCTCTGGATCAGCGCGCCGGACGATCCTCGCCCCTGGCGCCTCACCCTGCTCTGCCAGCACCGCGAGGGCTACCTCAACCTGTCGCGGCTGGTCTCGCGCGCCTGGCAGGAAGGCCAGCACGGCGGCCGCGCGCTGGTGGATGCGGGCTGGCTCACCGCCGGCGCGACGGACGGCCTGATCGCCCTGCTCGGCCGCGAGAGCGAAACGGCGCGCGTGGCGCTTTCGCAGGGCCACGACGCCGCGCTGGCGAAGCTGCGGCCGCTGGCAAAACTTTTCCCGGATCGCCTGTATCTCGAACTGGTCCGCTGCGGCCGCGAAGGCGAGGAAACTTGGAACTCGGCCGCGCTGGCGCTGGCCGCCGAACTCGAACTGCCGGTCGTCGCCAGCAACGACGTGCGCTTTCTCAAGCGCGACGACTTCGAGGCGCACGAGGCGCGCGTGTGCATCCACCAGGGTCGCGTGCTGGCCGACCCCAAGCGCCCGCGCGAGTACAGCGCAGAGCAGTACCTGAAATCGCCCGATGAAATGGCCGAGCTGTTCGCGGACATCCCCGAGGCGCTGGAAAACACCGTCGAGCTGGCCAGGCGCTGCAACCTCGAACTGAAGTTCGGCACCTACTACCTGCCCGACTTCCCGGTGCCCGAGGGCTACAACCTCGACAGCCACATCCGCGAACTCTCGCGACAGGGCCTGAAAGAGCGCCTCGCCGCCGCGCCGCTGGCTGCCGGCCACACGCTGGCCGACTACGAGGCGCGGCTGGAACGCGAGCTGGACGTCATCATCGAGATGGGCTTCCCCGGCTACTTCCTGATCGTGGCGGACTTCATCAACTGGGGCAAGCAGAACGGCATCCCGGTGGGGCCGGGCCGCGGCTCGGGCGCGGGTTCGCTGGTGGCCTGGGTGCTGAAGATCACCGACCTCGACCCGCTGCAGTTCAACCTGCTGTTCGAGCGCTTCCTCAACCCCGAGCGCGTGTCGATGCCCGACTTCGACATCGACTTCTGCATGGACCGCCGCGACGAGGTGATCGACTACGTGGCGCGCAAGTACGGCCGCGACCACGTCAGCCAGATCATCACCTACGGCTCGATGGCGGCGAAGGCGGTGCTGCGCGATTCCGGCCGCGTGCTGGGCATGGGCTACGGCGCGGTGGACAAGATCGCCAAGCTGATCCCGCCGCGCCCGCTCGATCTCACCCTGTCCGACGCGCTGGGCCGCACCGAGAAGTCGAAGAAGGAACCCGAGCGCGTCGTCAAGGAATTCTGCGAGCTGTACGCGCAGGACGAGGACGAGGCGCGCCCGCTGATCGACCTCGCGCTGAAGCTGGAAAGCCTCACCCGCAACGTGGGCAAGCATGCCGGCGGCGTGGTGATCGGCCCCAAGCCGCTCACCGAGTTCGCGCCGATGTACTGCGAAGCGGGCGGCGGCGGCGTGGTCACCCAGTACGACAAGGACGACGTGGAAGCCGTCGGTCTGGTGAAGTTCGACTTCCTCGGCCTGCGCACGCTCACCATCATCGACTGGGCGGTGAAGGCGATCAACGCGCGCCGCGCGCACAGCGGCGAGGAACCGCTGGACATCGCCACGCTGCCGCTGGACGACGCCGCCACCTACGCCGAGATCTTCGCCAAGGCGAAGACGGTGGCGATCTTCCAGTTCGAATCCTCGGGCATGCAACGCATGCTGAAGGACGCCAAGCCCGACCGTTTCGACGACCTCATCGCGCTGGGCGCGCTGTACCGCCCCGGCCCGATGGACCTGATCCCCACCTTCGTGGCGCGCAAGCACGGCCGCGAGGACGTGGTGTACCCCGACCCGCGCACCGAGTCCGTCCTGAAAGAGACCTACGGCATCATGGTCTACCAGGAGCAGGTAATGCAGATGGCGCAGATCGTGGGCGGCTACACGCTCGGCGGCGCCGACCTGCTGCGCCGCGCGATGGGCAAGAAGAAAGTCGAGGAGATGGCCAAGGAGCGCGCCAAGTTCCGCGAGGGCGCGGCGAAGGACGGCCTAAGCAGCAGCAAGGCCGACGAAATCTTCGACCTGATGGAGAAGTTCGCCGGCTACGGCTTCAACAAGTCGCACGCCGCCGCCTACGCGCTGGTCTCCTACCAGACCGCGTGGCTGAAGGCGCACTACCCCGCCGAGTTCATGGCCGCGACGATCTCGTCGGACATGGACAACACCGACAAGGCGGTGACCTTCATCGACGAGTCCAAGGCGATCGGCCTCACCGTGCTGCCGCCGGACGTGAACGCCTCGGACTACATGTTCGTGGCGACAAAACCGAAGGAAATCCGCTACGGGCTCGGCGCGATCAAGGGCGTGGGCCAGGGCGCCTGCGAATCCATCGTGGCGGAACGCGAGCGCGGCGGCGCCTACAAGGATCTCGCCGATTTCTGCCGCCGCGTCGATCCCACCAAGCTCAACAAGCGCGTGCTCGAAGCGCTGATCCTGTCCGGCTCGCTCGACGCGCTGGCGCCCAACCGCGCCAGCCTGATGCTGCAGCTGCCGGACGCGATCAAGGCCGCCGAGCAACACCTGCGCGACCGCCAGTCCGGCCAGAACGACATGTTCGGCGCGGCGATGGGCGCACCCACGCCGGTGGTGCAGATCGAGCTGTCGACCGCGCCCGACTGGCCGCTGGAACAGAAGCTGCAAGGCGAGCGCGACACGCTGGGCCATTACCTCTCCGGCCACCCCGTCGATCCCTGGCGCGAGGAGCTGGCCCAGCTTGCCACCTGCCCGTTGGGCGAGATCGTCGACCGCTACCAGCCGCCCAAGCCGCGCAAGAGCGACGGCGACGATGGCAACCGCTTCCGCCGCGGCCCGGACACGCCGTGGATCGCCGCCGGCATGGTGGTGGCCGTGCGCAAGCGCGGCGACAGCGATGCCTTCGTGCGGCTGGAAGACGGCACCGGCGCGATCGAGGTGAGCTTCTTCGGCGAGCTGTACCAGCAGGTGGCGCCGCTCTTGGTGCGCGACGAACTGCTGATCGTCGAGGGTGGCCTGCGCATCGACGAATTCTCCGGCGGCGGCTTCCAGATCCGCGCCAGGAGCGCCACCACGCTGGCCGACGCCTGCCGACGCCACGCGCGACTGCTCCAGCTGAAGTTGAACGGCATCGACGCCGGCTTCGCCGCGCAGCTGCGCCAGACCCTGGCCGGTTTCCGCGGCGGCCGCGCCAGCGTCACCCTGCACGGCTACCACAACGCCGATGCCCAGGCCGACCTGGAACTGGGCGAGGACTGGCGCGTGGAACCCGTGCCCGACCTGCTGCGCGCCGTGCGCGCGCTGCCCGGAGTGCTGGCGGCGCGGCTGCGCATGGTGAAGGGCGAATAG
- the proC gene encoding pyrroline-5-carboxylate reductase encodes MTRIAFIGGGNMARSLIGGLLATGMAPADVRVAEPLAETRDRLGHDFGIATFAENRLAVTDADVVVLAVKPQAMPMVQAELRMAMQGRRPLLISIIAGVRLDQLERWLGSLPIVRCMPNTPALIGAGATGLCANGRVSPAQKAQAQHIMDAAGLTRWIADESLMDTVTALSGSGPAYFFALVEALEDAAVAQGLPRDTARALAAQTCLGAGRMLVESGEDPAELRRRVTSPNGTTQAALESFAADGLPRIAARAVAAATRRGAELADALDKEPQS; translated from the coding sequence ATGACACGCATCGCCTTCATCGGCGGCGGCAACATGGCGCGCAGCCTGATCGGCGGCCTGCTGGCCACCGGTATGGCGCCCGCCGACGTCCGCGTGGCCGAACCGCTGGCCGAGACCCGCGACCGGCTGGGCCACGACTTCGGCATCGCCACGTTCGCCGAAAACCGGCTGGCCGTGACCGATGCCGACGTGGTGGTGCTGGCGGTGAAACCGCAAGCCATGCCCATGGTGCAGGCCGAGCTGCGCATGGCCATGCAGGGCCGGCGTCCGCTGCTGATCTCGATCATTGCCGGCGTGCGGCTGGACCAGTTGGAACGCTGGCTGGGCAGCCTGCCCATCGTGCGCTGCATGCCGAACACGCCGGCGCTGATCGGCGCCGGCGCCACCGGCCTGTGCGCCAACGGCCGTGTCAGCCCCGCGCAGAAGGCGCAGGCGCAGCACATCATGGACGCCGCCGGGCTCACCCGCTGGATCGCCGACGAGTCGCTGATGGACACCGTCACCGCGCTCTCCGGTTCCGGCCCGGCCTATTTCTTCGCCCTGGTCGAAGCGCTGGAAGACGCCGCCGTGGCGCAGGGCCTGCCGCGCGACACCGCCCGCGCGCTGGCCGCGCAGACCTGCCTGGGCGCCGGCCGCATGCTGGTGGAAAGCGGCGAAGACCCGGCCGAACTGCGCCGCCGCGTCACCTCCCCCAACGGCACCACCCAGGCGGCGCTGGAAAGCTTCGCCGCCGACGGCCTGCCGCGCATCGCGGCACGCGCGGTCGCCGCCGCCACCCGCCGCGGCGCGGAACTGGCCGACGCCCTGGACAAGGAGCCGCAATCGTGA
- a CDS encoding YggT family protein, producing MSYLLKAIALLVELAFDAVATLFLLRVAAEACRADFHNPLSQFVYRSTNPVLAPVRRVLPNWRRINLAALLVAWLAMLLKRAVLFVLVFGFLPHAIGLLVLSLAELLDYALLFYLVLVFAWSLMSMFAPDPYHPLQRLLGTITDPLLRPLRGKLTVGMIDFSPTVVIVGLLLARILVARPLLDLGMQLAVAG from the coding sequence GTGAGCTATCTGCTCAAAGCTATCGCCCTGCTGGTCGAACTCGCCTTCGATGCCGTCGCCACGCTGTTCCTGCTGCGTGTCGCGGCCGAAGCCTGCCGCGCGGATTTCCACAATCCGCTCAGCCAGTTCGTCTATCGCAGCACCAACCCGGTACTCGCGCCGGTCCGGCGCGTGCTGCCCAACTGGCGGCGCATCAACCTCGCCGCCCTGCTGGTGGCCTGGCTGGCGATGCTGCTGAAGCGCGCCGTGCTGTTCGTGCTGGTGTTCGGCTTCCTGCCGCACGCCATCGGCCTGCTCGTGCTGTCGCTGGCCGAGCTGCTGGACTATGCCCTGCTGTTCTACCTGGTACTGGTGTTCGCCTGGTCGCTGATGAGCATGTTCGCCCCCGACCCCTACCATCCGCTGCAGCGCCTGCTCGGCACCATTACCGATCCCTTGCTGCGGCCGCTGCGCGGCAAGCTGACGGTGGGCATGATCGACTTTTCGCCGACGGTGGTCATCGTCGGCCTGCTGCTGGCGCGCATCCTGGTCGCGCGGCCGCTGCTCGACCTGGGGATGCAACTGGCCGTGGCGGGCTAG
- the fabZ gene encoding 3-hydroxyacyl-ACP dehydratase FabZ codes for MSDAPAPVTLPVTVEQIQQLLPHRYPFLLVDRVIELVPDQSAVAIKNVSINEPFFNGHFPGHPVMPGVLIVEAMAQAAGLLTQLSNRIKGNTGSPLFYLVKVDNARFSAPVVPGDQLRLEVSVKRVMRGMGLFAARTLVDGKEVASCELMCAARSDK; via the coding sequence ATGAGTGACGCCCCCGCCCCCGTGACCTTGCCGGTAACCGTGGAACAGATCCAGCAATTGCTGCCGCACCGCTATCCGTTCCTGCTGGTCGACCGCGTGATCGAGCTGGTGCCCGACCAGAGCGCCGTGGCGATCAAGAACGTCAGCATCAACGAGCCGTTCTTCAACGGCCACTTCCCCGGCCACCCGGTGATGCCGGGCGTGCTGATCGTGGAGGCGATGGCGCAGGCCGCCGGCCTGCTCACCCAGCTCAGCAACCGCATCAAGGGCAACACCGGCAGCCCGCTGTTCTACCTGGTCAAGGTGGACAACGCGCGCTTCAGCGCGCCGGTGGTGCCGGGCGACCAGCTGCGGCTGGAAGTGTCGGTGAAGCGCGTGATGCGCGGCATGGGCCTGTTCGCTGCGCGCACCCTGGTGGACGGCAAGGAAGTGGCCAGTTGCGAACTGATGTGCGCGGCGAGGTCCGACAAATGA